In a single window of the Motilibacter peucedani genome:
- a CDS encoding SigE family RNA polymerase sigma factor: MQEKDFEELYAACAPRLVRAVYAVTGDLGDSQDVVNEAFACAWSRRRSFGEVDSPEAWLRTVAMRLAVSRWRRARTGALAWRRHGPPDPVPELSPDSVALVRALRALPEAQRVAVVLHYFYDLPLERIAAETSTTPSSVKSRLFRARASLEHLLTDPVEETTDVR; encoded by the coding sequence GTGCAGGAGAAGGACTTCGAGGAGCTGTACGCGGCGTGCGCGCCGCGGCTCGTGCGCGCGGTCTACGCGGTCACCGGTGACCTGGGCGACTCCCAGGACGTCGTCAACGAGGCCTTCGCCTGCGCCTGGAGCCGCCGGCGCAGCTTCGGCGAGGTCGACTCGCCCGAGGCATGGCTGCGGACCGTCGCCATGCGCCTGGCGGTGAGCCGGTGGCGCCGGGCCCGCACCGGGGCGCTCGCCTGGCGCCGGCACGGTCCGCCCGACCCGGTGCCCGAGCTCTCACCCGACAGCGTCGCCCTCGTGCGGGCGCTGCGGGCCCTGCCGGAGGCGCAGCGCGTCGCCGTCGTCCTGCACTACTTCTACGACCTGCCCCTCGAGCGGATCGCCGCCGAGACCTCCACCACCCCCAGCTCGGTGAAGTCGCGCCTGTTCCGCGCGCGCGCCAGCCTCGAGCACCTGCTGACCGACCCCGTCGAGGAGACGACCGATGTCCGATGA
- a CDS encoding NAD(P)-dependent alcohol dehydrogenase, whose protein sequence is MPTTVRAYAAPSEAAPLVPTTIERRDLGPHDVLIEIKYAGICHSDIHTARGEWGQVGWPIVVGHEIAGVVSEVGAEVTKHAVGDRVGVGCLVDSCRECENCQKGLEQYCLNGNIGTYGSVGRDGKPTAGGYSTHIVVTEDFVLRIPEGVGLDVAAPLLCAGITLYSPLTHWGAGPGKEVAIVGLGGLGHMGVKIAAAKGANVTVLSQSLKKMEDGLRLGASAYYATSDPDTFSELAGRFDLIVNTVSAPLPMDDYLALLKTDGTMVQVGAPPEPVSVTLGSLMGGRRSLAGSGIGGIPETQEMLDFCAEHGLGAEIETISADQVNEAWERVVASDVRYRFVIDASTI, encoded by the coding sequence ATGCCGACGACCGTCCGGGCCTACGCCGCCCCCAGCGAGGCCGCACCGCTCGTGCCGACCACCATCGAGCGCCGCGACCTCGGCCCCCACGACGTGCTGATCGAGATCAAGTACGCCGGCATCTGCCACTCCGACATCCACACCGCACGCGGCGAGTGGGGCCAGGTCGGCTGGCCCATCGTCGTCGGCCACGAGATCGCCGGCGTCGTCAGCGAGGTCGGCGCGGAGGTCACCAAGCACGCCGTCGGCGACCGCGTCGGAGTCGGCTGCCTGGTCGACTCGTGCCGCGAGTGCGAGAACTGCCAGAAGGGCCTCGAGCAGTACTGCCTGAACGGCAACATCGGCACCTACGGCTCGGTCGGCCGCGACGGCAAGCCCACCGCCGGCGGCTACTCGACCCACATCGTGGTGACCGAGGACTTCGTGCTGCGCATCCCCGAGGGCGTCGGGCTCGACGTCGCCGCCCCGCTGCTGTGCGCCGGCATCACGCTCTACTCCCCGCTCACCCACTGGGGCGCGGGGCCTGGCAAGGAGGTCGCGATCGTCGGGCTCGGCGGCCTCGGGCACATGGGCGTGAAGATCGCCGCCGCCAAGGGCGCGAACGTCACCGTGCTGAGCCAGTCGCTGAAGAAGATGGAGGACGGCCTGCGCCTGGGCGCCTCGGCCTACTACGCGACCAGCGACCCCGACACCTTCAGCGAGCTCGCCGGCCGCTTCGACCTCATCGTCAACACGGTCTCGGCCCCGCTGCCGATGGACGACTACCTCGCGCTGCTCAAGACCGACGGCACGATGGTGCAGGTCGGTGCGCCGCCGGAGCCGGTGTCGGTGACGCTCGGCTCGCTGATGGGCGGGCGCAGGTCGCTGGCCGGCTCGGGCATCGGCGGCATCCCGGAGACCCAGGAGATGCTCGACTTCTGCGCCGAGCACGGCCTGGGCGCCGAGATCGAGACGATCTCCGCCGACCAGGTCAACGAGGCGTGGGAGCGCGTGGTGGCGAGCGACGTGCGCTACCGCTTCGTGATCGACGCCTCGACCATCTGA